A genomic window from Carassius auratus strain Wakin chromosome 19, ASM336829v1, whole genome shotgun sequence includes:
- the ctnnb2 gene encoding catenin, beta 2, whose translation MATQSDLMELDMAMEQDRKAAVSHWQQQSYLDSGIHSGATTTAPSLSGKGNPEEEDLDNQVLFEWEQGFNQPFTPEQVPDLDGQYAMTRAQRVRAAMFPETLDEGMQITSTQFDSTHPTNVQRLAEPSQMLKHAVVNLINYQDDAELATRAIPELTKLLNDEDQVVVNKAAVMVNQLSKKEASRHAIMRSPQMVSAIVRTMQNTNDVETARCTAGTLHNLSHHREGLLAIFKSGGIPALVKMLGSPVDSVLFYAITTLHNLLLHQEGAKMAVRLAGGLQKMVALLNKTNVKFLAITTDCLQILAYGNQESKLIILASGGPQALVNIMRTYTYEKLLWTTSRVLKVLSVCSSNKPAIVEAGGMQALGLHLTDPSQRLVQNCLWTLRNLSDAATKQEGMEGLLGTLVQLLASDDINVVTCAAGILSNLTCNNYKNKMMVCQVGGIEALVRTVLRAGDREDITEPAVCALRHLTSRHQDAEMAQNAVRLHYGLPVVVKLLHPPSHWPLIKATVGLIRNLALCPANHAPLREQGAIPRLVQLLVRAHQDTQRRTSMGGTQQQFVEGVRMEEIVEGCTGALHILARDVHNRIVIRGLNTIPLFVQLLYSPIENIQRVAAGVLCELAQDKEAAEAIEAEGATAPLTELLHSRNEGVATYAAAVLFRMSEDKPQDYKKRLSVELTSSLFRTEPMAWNETGDLGLDIGAQGEPLGYRPDDPSYRSFHSGYGQDGLGMDGMLEHEMVGHHPGAEYPVEGLPDLGHTQDLMDGLPPTDSNQLAWFDTDL comes from the exons ATGGCTACCcagt CTGACCTTATGGAGCTTGATATGGCCATGGAGCAGGATCGTAAAGCTGCTGTCAGTCACTGGCAGCAGCAGTCCTACCTGGATTCAGGTATTCACTCTGGGGCCACCACCACAGCACCATCTCTGTCAGGCAAAGGCAACCCTGAGGAGGAGGATCTGGACAACCAGGTGCTCTTTGAGTGGGAGCAGGGCTTCAACCAGCCCTTCACACCTGAGCAGGTGCCAG ACCTGGATGGGCAGTATGCCATGACCCGTGCACAGCGTGTCCGTGCTGCCATGTTTCCTGAGACTCTCGATGAGGGCATGCAGATTACTTCTACCCAGTTTGACTCTACGCACCCCACCAATGTGCAGCGGCTGGCCGAGCCTTCCCAAATGCTCAAACATGCCGTTGTCAATCTCATTAACTACCAGGATGATGCTGAACTGGCCACCAGAGCAATCCCTGAGCTCACCAAACTTCTCAATGACGAGGACCAG GTGGTGGTGAACAAAGCCGCAGTGATGGTGAACCAGCTCTCCAAGAAAGAGGCCTCTCGCCACGCCATCATGCGCTCTCCCCAGATGGTGTCGGCAATCGTGAGGACCATGCAGAACACCAATGATGTAGAGACTGCCCGTTGTACTGCCGGCACCTTACACAACCTGTCCCATCACAGAGAGGGCCTCCTCGCTATCTTTAAGTCAGGAGGAATTCCTGCCCTTGTCAAAATGCTCGG GTCCCCTGTTGATAGTGTGCTCTTCTATGCCATCACCACCCTTCACAACCTCCTGCTTCATCAGGAAGGTGCTAAAATGGCTGTCCGTCTAGCTGGAGGACTTCAGAAGATGGTGGCCCTGCTCAACAAAACCAATGTCAAATTCCTTGCCATCACCACAGACTGCTTGCAGATCCTGGCATATGGCAACCAGGAGAGCAAG TTGATCATCCTGGCCAGTGGAGGACCTCAAGCTCTGGTCAACATCATGAGAACATATACATATGAGAAACTGCTCTGGACCACAAGTCGTGTGCTGAAGGTGTTGTCTGTCTGCTCCAGCAACAAACCCGCCATTGTTGAGGCTG GTGGTATGCAGGCTCTTGGCCTTCACTTGACTGATCCCAGTCAGCGTCTGGTTCAAAACTGCCTGTGGACTCTCAGAAACTTGTCAGATGCTGCCACCAAGCAG GAAGGAATGGAAGGACTTCTTGGCACTCTGGTTCAGCTTCTTGCTTCCGATGACATCAATGTGGTCACATGTGCCGCCGGCATACTCTCCAACCTCACGTGTAACAACTACAAGAACAAGATGATGGTTTGCCAAGTGGGTGGAATCGAAGCCCTGGTCCGTACTGTTCTCAGAGCTGGCGACAGAGAGGACATCACCGAACCTGCTGTTTGTGCGCTACGCCATCTAACATCCAGACACCAAGATGCTGAGATGGCCCAGAATGCAGTGCGTCTTCACTACGGCCTGCCTGTAGTGGTCAAACTGCTGCACCCACCCTCACACTGGCCTTTAATTAAG GCCACAGTCGGGCTGATCCGTAATCTGGCATTATGCCCAGCCAATCACGCACCACTCCGTGAGCAGGGTGCAATTCCCCGGTTGGTCCAATTGCTGGTGAGGGCACACCAGGACACCCAAAGGCGCACTTCAATGGGTGGCACACAGCAACAGTTTGTG GAGGGAGTTCGCATGGAGGAGATTGTTGAAGGTTGCACTGGAGCACTTCATATCCTGGCCAGAGACGTACACAACAGAATCGTCATCAGGGGGCTCAACACCATCCCCTTATTCGTACAA CTGCTGTATTCTCCTATTGAGAATATCCAGCGAGTAGCAGCAGGAGTGTTGTGTGAGCTGGCTCAGGATAAAGAGGCAGCAGAGGCCATTGAGGCAGAAGGAGCCACAGCTCCTCTCACAGAGCTGCTGCACTCCAGGAACGAAGGAGTGG CCACATACGCTGCAGCAGTTCTGTTCCGCATGTCTGAGGATAAGCCTCAGGACTACAAGAAACGTCTTTCTGTGGAACTTACCAGCTCTCTTTTCAGAACGGAGCCCATGGCCTGGAACGAG actggtGACCTAGGCCTTGATATTGGTGCTCAGGGAGAGCCTCTTGGATACAGACCAGATG ACCCCAGCTATCGTTCTTTCCACTCTGGCTATGGTCAGGATGGTCTGGGTATGGATGGCATGCTGGAGCATGAGATGGTAGGCCACCATCCTGGAGCAGAGTACCCCGTAGAGGGATTGCCCGACTTGGGCCACACTCAGGACCTGATGGATGGCCTGCCCCCTACAGACTCCAATCAGCTGGCCTGGTTCGACACGGACCTCTAA